The nucleotide window CGACCAGCCGGTACAGGCGAAGATGAACGGTCGGCCCGCACCCGCCGCGAGTGCCGAAAAGCGGGTCGCGCCAGTCGTTGTCGAGAACCGGCCGAAGGTGGCCGAGAACCGTCCGACGGTGGTCGAGACGCGTCCGGTAGTGGTCGAGACGCGTCCGGCGGCAGAGACCCGTCCAGTGGTGGCCGAAAGCCGCCCGGCGGTAGTCGAGGCTCGTCCCGTGGTGGCCGAGCCGCGCCCGGCCACGCGCGTGAGCACGCAGAAGCCGGTCGCGGCGGTACAGGTCGCCTCGGAGCCGGCCCCGCCGGCGAAGGCCCGCAAGGTCGAAGCGCCGGTGCCGCAGCCGGAGGTCACCGTGGTGGCCGAACGCAAGCCGTCGAGCAAGCCCACCCCGGCCGAAAAGGCAAGTGCCCCAGAGCCGGATCCGCTCTACGACACCGGCCAGTTCCGGGTTGCCGACATCCTCGAACAGGAGCTCGCCGAGCTCCAGGCCGAGCGTCGCAAGGCCCGCACGAGCAAGCAGCGGACGGCTACCCGCTGAGCATTCCGGCACCGTGACACCCCTGCCCCCGCACCTGGACGAGGTGCCGGGGGAGGGGTGTCAATGCGCACTCGATGCACGGTCTCTATAGTTGCCCGCAGATCGCTTGTGGCGCTTGGCGCTACCGCGTGCGCATGTTCGAGATGTACCGCACGACTTTGATTTACCGCAGACCCCTTCCGGATGGTCGATCGAAGCTGAGGGCCCCTACATGACGAACTCGACAACCACCTCGCTGTCGCACCGGCAGGTCCTGACCATCCTGTCCGGTTTGTTATTGGGCATCTTCCTGGCCGCCCTGGACCAGAACATCGTCAGCGTGGCGATCGTGCCGATAGCCAACGACCTGCACAGTTTCGATGAACAGGCCTGGGCCACAACGGCATACCTGATCACCGCGACGGTCAGTACGCCGCTGTACGGCAAGCTCGCCGACATCTACGGCCGGAAACCCTGCTACCTCATCGCGATCGGGGTGTTCGTCCTCGGCTCGATCGCCTGCACTTTCGCCACGTCCATGTACGAGCTCGCGGCCTTCCGCGCCTTCCAGGGCTTGGGCGCGGGCGGTTTGATGTCGCTGGCGTTCACCATCCTCAGCGATATCGTGCCGGCCCGCGAAAGAGTGCGCTACCAGGGCTATTTCATGGTGGTCTTCGGCTCTTCGACGGTGTTGGGCCCGGTGCTCGGCGGCTTCTTCTCCGGCTACGACGAGCTCGTGCGGCTGGACGGCTGGCGCTGGGTGTTCCTGGTGAACGTGCCGATCGGCGTGCTCGCCTTCGTGGTCGTCGCCAAATTCCTGAACGTTCCGCACGTGCGTCAGAAACAACGCATCGACTGGTTCGGTGCGCTGATGCTGACCGTCGGTGTGGTGCCGCTGCTGATCATCGCCGAGCAGGGTCGCGAGTGGGGCTGGGAGTCCCAGCGCGCGCTCATCTGTTACGGCGTCGCGGCCTCGGGTGTGCTGCTGTTCATCATCGTGGAATTGCTGATGAAGGACGCCGCCCTGATTCCGATGCGGCTGTTCGACAATTCCACCTTCAGCGTGTCCATTCTCGGCGGCTTCATTGTCGGTGTCGCGATGTTCGGCGCCATTGTCCTGGTGCCGCTGTATTTCCAAGTGGTGCGCGGATATTCACCGACGAAGTCGGGTTTGCTGATGCTGCCGCTGGTGGTCGGTATCATGATCGGCGCGCAGATCTCGGGGATGGTCACCCAGCGCACCGGCAGATACAAGATGCTGCCCGTGGGGGGCTGTTTCCTCATCACGATCGGCGCGGTGCTGCACGCCCAGGTGGAGTTCGACAGCCCGCTGTGGCAGCCGCTGGTCTGCGGCGGTGTGATCGGCGCCGGGCTCGGCTTCTGCATGCAGACGCTGATCATCGCCGCGCAGAACGCCGGACCCCTGCAAGACATGGGCGTGTCCACCGCCGCGGCGACCTTCTTCCGGCAGATGGGCGGCACGCTCGGCGTCGCCATCTTCCTGACGATTCTGTTCAATCTGTTGCCGCACAAGATCATCGACGCGTTCGGCGGGCAGCTGCCCGCGGGCTTCGACACCACGCAGCTCGGCGGCATCACCAGCGATGCCAGCGGCATCGGCAACATGCCCGAGGAGTTGAGAACCCCGGTCCTGATCGGCTTCACCGATGCCATGAACGGCGTGTTCTATACCGCCGCGGGCGTGGCCCTGGTCGCCGGTCTGGTGCTGCTGTTCATGAGAGAGCTTCCGCTGCAAGACGATCCGGTCGAACTGCTGATAGTTTCCGACGCCGCGCGCGAGCCGCACCCGGACGACGAGCACGACTGGGACGGGGCGGCCCAGGCCCTGTTGTCCGAACCCGAACCTGAACCGGCCGGCGACGAAGAAGAGGACGAGGACGTGGACGAAGCGGCCTTCGCCGAAATCGAGCACGGGCATCCGTCGCTGACCGGCCGCATTCATCACGAAGACGGCAGACCCGTGCCCGAGGCCGCGCTCACCCTGATCGACAAGCGCGGCCACCAGGTCACCCGCGCCACCGGCGACAGTTACGGCGACTACGCCATCTACGCGCCCGAGCCCGGCACCTACGTCCTGATCGTCTCCGCCGCCGGCCACCAGCCCACCGCCATCAGCGTGGTCGCCGGCCCCTGGCCCCAGCAGCTGGATCTCACCCTCATGGGTTCGAGCGAGGTATCGGGCGTGGTGCGCTCGGTCGTCAGCGGCAATCCCATCGACGGCGCTACCGTCACGCTCACCGATCGGCGCGGCGAGGTGGTCGGCGCCGCCATCACCACCGAGGACGGCCATTTCGTCTGCCACGACGTGGTTTCCGGCAGCTATACCCTGGTGGTGATCGCGGAGCACATGCGTCCGTACGCGGCCGCGCTCACCGTGCCGCACACCGGCCTGCTGCGCCACGACATCGATATGGATCCGATGGCGGTACTCGCCGGGATCGCCGTGGCCGACGGAAGAGCCGTGCCGGACGTGCAGATCATGGTGCTGGATGTAGCGGGCGATCTCACCGCGACGGTGCGCACCGATGAGGAAGGGCTCTACGTCGTCCCGGATCTGCCCGAAGGCGAATACACCGTGGTGGCGCGAGGATACCCGCCGATCACCAGCCGCGTCACCGTGTCCGGCGGGGAAGTCGAACACAATGTGCGCCTGGGTTATGGCCGGGAGATCGACGAGGAGTTACTCGATCGCGCCGACGCAAACGGGTAAACCGCGATTGGCGCGTGGACGCCATTGCGGCGCAACGAATTCGGCTACATCGGAGGCATTGTCGTGCCATAGTTGGGCGATGTCGTGGCTACGCAATATTGGTGCCATCGCGATCGCTCTGACCGCCGTAGTGGCGGTGGCCTGTGGTGATTCCGACCCACCGCCGCCCGCGGATAAACCCGGGCCGGGTGACCAGACCGTCGACCTCGAATTCGACGGTAAGGCAAGGGCTTACACGGTGCACGCACCGCCGGGTTATGACGGCAAGACCGCACTGCCGGTGGTGGTCGTAATGCATTACCGCCCGGGGACTTCCGCGGAGATCGCCCAGACCTCCGGGATGAATGCCAAAGCGGATCAGGAGAATTTCCTCGTCGTCTATCCGCAGGGACTGAACGAGGCCTACAACGCTTTGGTCTGCTGCGGCTCCGAGGATGACGTCGGGTTCATCAAGCAGGTGGTCGCCCGGATGACCGAGCAGTGGAAAGCCGACCCGAAACGCGTTTACGCGACCGGCATTTCGAACGGCGCGGACATGTCGTACAAGCTCGCGGTGGAAGTGCCCGGGACCTTCGCCGCCATCGCGCCGGTGAGTGGTGGGTTCATCGGTGACAAGGCGTTGAAAGACGCGGCCTATAAACCGGCCACACCGGTTTCGGTGATCACCTTCCTCGGCGGCAAGGATCGGGCCGCCGCCCAGCTCGGTCTCGGGATCGAAACCTGGCAGCAGCGGCAGGGCTGCGCGGCGGAACCGGTGCCGCAGGCACTTCCGCGGGGGATCACGCTGACCGCGGGGAAGTGTGCCGATGGCAGCGACGTACAGGTCTACAAGATGCCGGAGATGAACCACTCGTGGCCCGGCGGGCAGCGCGGCGGTCTGGTGGATCCCGCCGCCGGAGTCAGCGCCACCGACCTGATGTGGGAATTTTTCAAAACACACACCAGGTGAACTGGCACTCTGCCGAGTCGCACGGCAAACTCGATGGGGTGTTTCGCAAACTCCATGGAGTGGCAGAAAACAGCGGAGCGAACCGGTGACCGCGCTGGCTCGCGGTGAGAACCGGCCCGCACCCGGCGACCAGCTGACGGTCACTGTTGCCTGCACCGATCCCGTCGATGTGTCCGCGCTGCTGCTCGGCGCGAACGGCAAGGTGCGCTCCGACTCCGACTTCGTGTTCTTCAATCAGCCGGTCGGGCCGGGCGTCACCTACCGGCACGGCGGCGGCGGGCCCGACGTGGTCGAGGTGCGGACCTCCGCGCTGCCCGCCGACGTCGACAAAGTCGTGGTGACAGCGAGCCTGGACCGGCCCGGCACCTTCGCCGCAGCGGGCTCGCTGCTGGCGACCATCGGATCATCCTCCGGCACATTGACCTTCCCGATGACGGGGCTCAGTACCGAGACCGCTGTGGTGTGCGTGGAGATCTATCGGCGCGGCGGCGCGTGGAAGGTGCGCGCTGTCGGGCAGGGCTACGACAACGGATTGGCCGGTATCGCAACGGCATTCGGGGTCAATATCGACGACGAGCCCGCAGCGCCTCCCTACCAGCAGCCACCGCCTCCGGCCTACCAGCAGCCACCCGCCCCGGCGTATCAACCGCCGCCGCAACCCGCCTACTCGGCCCCGCCGCAATTCCAGCAAGGAGCACAGCCGATGCAGAGCGATCTGTTCAACCCGAGTTTCGCCGAAGCCACCGGCCCCGGCATCCAGAAGCAGGGCGGCAAGATGATCAAGGTCGCCGTCGCCGGGGAGGTGATGGCGCGCACCGGTTCGATGGTCGCCTACCAGGGCGATCTGCAGTTCAAGGCGCTCGGCTCGGGCGGCATCGGCCGCGCCATCCAGCAGCGCCTCACCGGTGAGGGCGTCCCGCTCATGAAGGTCACCGGCCGCGGCGACCTGTTCCTGGCCAACGCCGCCGCCGACGTGCACACCGTCGACCTGGACGGCACCGACGGGCTCACCATCAACGGATCCAACGTTCTGGCTTTCGACTCGAGCCTGCGCTACGACGTGAAGATGGTCTCCGGCGCCGCCGGAGTCGCCAGCAACGCAGGCCTTTTCAACTGTGTCTTCACCGGCCGCGGCCGCATCGCCATCACCACGCACGGCTCCCCGGTGGTGCTTCAGGTGGACCAGCCCACCTTCGCCGACCCGCAGGCCGCCGTCGCCTGGTCCTCCAGTTTGAGCACCGGCATCAAACGCAACGATTCCTTCGGCCTGAGCCGCCTCATCGGCCGCAGCACCGGCGAGGGGTTGACGCTGTCGTTCTCCGGCCGCGGTTTCGTCATCGTGCAGCCTTCGGAGCTGCCGCCCGGCGGACTGCTCGGCGGCACCGGCGGCGGGCAGCAGGCCGGTCAGTCCGGCGGCGCCCTCGGCGGCCTGTTCAGCTGAGATCGAAATAGGCTGGCTGCCCGGCCGTTCCCGCTGGCATGCTGGCGAGATGAGTGAATCGGGGATCACCATCGAGTTCGCGCCGGAGCTACACGTGTTCGTCGCGGCGGCCTTGCGCAACGGCGGCGCGTCGGTACGAACCGACGGCGCCTCGACCCTCGGCCATGTGGTGGAGTCCCTGGGCGTCCCGCTAACGGAGGTGGGAGAACTGCTGGTCGACGGCCGCACTGTCCGGCCCGCACACGTCCCCGCTGCCGGTGAGTCCATCGCGGTCCGGGCGTTCCCGCGCCCCCAAACCTGCCCCGCGCCCTTACGTTTCCTCCTCGACATCCACCTCGGCACCCTCGCCCGCCGCCTGCGCCTGCTCGGCCTCGACGCCGCCTACGAGAACCCCGACATCGGCGACGCCGCCCTGGCGACCCGCTCCGCCACCGAACGCCGCATCCTGCTCTCCCGCGACCGCGGCCTCCTGCGCCGCCGCGAAATCTACGCCGGCGCCTACATCTACAGCCACCGCCCGCCCGAGCAACTCGACGACGTCCTCACCCGCTTCGCCCCGCCGCTGTCGCCGTGGACGCGCTGCACCACCTGCAACGGCCTGCTCCGTCCGGCTCCGCACGCCACCCCCCGAACCTCGGGAGCCGCCACTACGTTCGCCGAATGCGCCGACTGCGGCCAGACCTACTGGAAGGGCGCGCACCACAGCCGCCTCGATGCCATCGTCACCCACGCCACTGCGCAGATCGCCCGGCTCCGCTGAGCTACTCGGCTACCACACCCCCGCGACGTCAGGCGCGAAGCAAGGTGACGATCCGCCCGGACGGCGTCTGCGCTTTGTCGAACCCGGTGCGTTCGCCGATCGGCGCAGCCGTAGGCCGCCGATCGAAGATCACCAGTGTGCCGGTGTCGAGGCTGAGCCGGTCGAGGTAGCTGTCGATCTGGGTCAAACCCTCAGCGAGGGGGTCGGCCTGATGTCCGGCCCATACCTTCAGCTCCAGTGCCTCGCGCTGCTCGGCCTTACGTCCGTGTTCATCGGAATAGGGTTGGCGAACAAGCAGATCGATGCGTCCTCGGCCGACGCCGAGCTCGCGGTCCACAAATCCCGCGCCGTTGACGATGCGGTGCAGATATGCCATCAGCACCAACTGTGCGGCCGCCTCGTGATAGTTCTCGCGAGCTGCGAGCACGTCGCCGTGCTGAACCCAGAAGGTCGCGAACTCCTGCAGCAAATGCGGAAAGTCGATTCGGCCATCGGGCAGGCGAAAGCTCGACGGTTGAGCCGAGATGCTGCGCTCGGTGTTGTCACCGAGCACCCGCACGATCACTTCCTGATAGATCGGGTTCGCGATCCGCAACTCTTTACCCTGCGCGATCAAACCCAAATCCCTGGTGTAGGAGACATCGTTGTCGAATTCGGGAACCGACCTGGCAACCTCGCCGACAATGATCGGCTCGAGCACTCGCCGCACGCGCGGATCGTTGAGCTTGTCGATCAGTGAATCCAAATGGGTTGCCCGTGCGAGGATCAGCCGTTCTTTGGCTTGCTCGACGTGATCGATCGTGATCGCCTCACGAACGCCCATCTCACCCAGGATTTCCCAAGCCAGCGCGTTCACCAACCACGGTTGGCCCTGGGTGTACCAGAAGGCCAGATCTATGGCTTTGCTGTCGAATTCCTGTCCCGTAGCGGCGGTGTGCTGACCGTAGAGCTGGCTAACCTCGAGTTTGGTGAAGTCACCGACGCGAAGGGACTTGATCTTGATGTTGAACGGGCTCGCCCCACCCAGCCGCGCCGGGTCACCTCCGGCGGCGGCCTTGTAGTCCCGGACATCCCGCATGCCGCAGAGAACCACCGAATGCACAAAGCTCCTACGGTTCTCGATGAATCCGGTCCGCAGCTGCCGCAGCACGCTGATCAGACCCTCGCCGCGCAAAGCGTCGATCTCATCGAGAAACAACACCAGCGGACGCGGGCATTGGCGCACCCATTCCCGCAGACCGAATTCCAGCCGGTTGCCTGGAGGCGCGTCCGGCCATGGGTCGGGTGGCTGCAACTCCGGGGGCACGCCATGGCGCCGGGCCGCCTGCCGGATCCGGTGCAGCAAGGTCAGCTCCACAGCGGCGTAGTCATCGCCCATGGGGCCGCCGCACTCGCAGGATGCATATAGCGCCGCGTAGTGCCCCTCGGCATTCAACTCATCGGCCAGGCTCAACAGCGCCGTAGTCTTGCCCGACTGCCGGGGCGCGTGCACGACGAAGTAGAAGCCGAACTCAACGTAACCCTGTGCCTGGGGCAACCGTTCGTCGGCGGGGATCATGTAGTGCAGGTCCTGAAGACACGGACCTGCCGTGTTGAAGTACCTCACCCGGCACACCCTACTGACCTGGCTACTCGACACGCCCGGCGATCTTCGATCCCCGAAAGTTGTGTAACGGTTCCTCGGTCACGGACGAGTAGAGGGCAACTCATGCGGAATCCGTATGAATCCCGCGGTGTTGGCGCTCGGTGGCGGGGCCGGGCTCGAGGATGGGGAAAGTTGCCGTGAACGAAGCTCGTAGGTACTTACGGCCGGCACCGAATTACGAACCGCCCCTGCGGAATTGCGGCTGCGGGCCGCGCCGCCGGGTGGAGGTGGAGGCGGCCTGGGTGGATCCGCCGGTGGTGCGGGAGGTGCCCTGCGCGGCCGATCGCCGCGCTATCTCGCCGCGGATGCGGAAACTGGCGGCGGGGCAGCCTTCGCCGGTGGTGGGGGAAGCCCGTTCCGCCGCAAGGGCATTCGCCGATCGGGTGTTACGGGCCACGTTGGAGGTGCTGGATCATCGCCGGCCCGTGACACAGCTTCGGGGCATGGTGAGCACGCAGGTACTGGAGGCGCTGCGCACCATGGTGGCCTGTGATTCGGCGCCGAGCAGGGAGCTCGGGGCCGCCGCGCTGGGTCCCGTCGACGTGATCATGGTCGATGCCGAGAACGCCGAGATCTGCGCACGATATGTGCGCGGGCACCGCACGCTCGCCATCGCTGCCCGGGCCCGGTTCGTCCGCGGGATCGGCTGGCAGCTGACGGTCTTCCGGGTGCTGGGGGTCTAGCGGTGCGTGGATCGATTCCGCTGCCGGGGCGGTGAGCCGGATGCCGAAGCGCTATTCACCGCAGGTGCGGGCGGAAGCGGTCCGTCTGGCGCTCGAGTACGTCGAGGCGAACGGGTCGGCCTATGCCGCGGCGCGGGCGATCGGGCCGATGGTCGGGGTGCACTACGAGACGCTGTGGATGTGGACCAAACAGGCGCTGTCGGAAAGGGCTTGGCGCGCCCGGCCCGGGCACTCCGGCGTGGCAACCGCACCCGACAGTTAACTAATGGTTTGCTCGAATTCGCATCATGCATGCGGAAGGAGCAAATCTCATGGTCCGAAGTGTTTCATTGACGGCTGCTGCCTTCTGTGCGGTGTTGCTGAGTGCTGCTCCCTCGGCCGCCGAGCCCGGTAGGGGCGGTCCTACGGCCGCCGAGTACGCCGCCGCCCAGATACCGAACTGCGAGACCCCGGAGTGCGCCGCCGCCGTCCGGCAGGCGGGCATGACGATGGCTCTGGTCCGCGCGACGAACAAACTGATCGCGCTGTCGATCGTGCCCGTCCATCAGTTCCATGCCTTCGACATGGTCATCACCCGCGAAAGCGGCTGGAACCATCTGGCCCGCAACCCCAGCAGCGGCGCCTACGGCCTCGGCCAGGCCCTACCGCCGGAGAAGATGTTCACCCACGGCCTCGACTGGATGGTCAACCCGGTCACCCAGATCCGCTGGACCTACGACTACATGAACAAGCGCTACGGCGGCCCCGCCGGCGCCTGGGCGTTCTGGCAGGCCAATCACTGGTACTGAAAGGCTGACTGGATCAGGCCTCGACCGGACGACGGATGCTGTCGATCGGCATCTGGTCGACCGGGGCGTAGGTGACGTCCTGGCCCGAACTCGGGGCGTGGACGACCTGGCCGTTGCCGGCGTAGAGGGCAGTGTGCGAGCCGCCGTTGTAGATCACGACGTCGCCGGGCTGCGCGTCTTCCAGGGCGACGGGGGTGCCCACGTTCTCCTGCTGTTCGCTGGTGCGCGGCATATCGACGCCTTCCTGGCCGTAGGACCACTGCACCAGGCCGGAGCAGTCGAAGCCGCCGGGCTGGCTGCCGCCCCACACGTACGGGGTGCCGATCTGGGATTCCGCGGCCTGCAGGGCGCGCAGGCCTCTGGACGCCGACGGCGCCGGAGCGATCTGGCCGACCACGTCGCGCGCCTGGTCCTGGTACGGCTGCGGCACCTGGTTCAGCAGGTCCTGCGCCTGCGGCGAGGTGATCTGATCCTTGATGGGCTGCGGCACGTCCGGGATTTCGACGGCGCCGAAGCCGGGAACCTGGATGGTCTGGGCGAGCGCCGGGATGGCGGGCAGGGCGGCGGATCCGACGATGGCGCCTGCGATGACGGCGGCACGAAAACTAGGTTTGGCCATGAGGTTCAGCAATCTCCGTATTCGTCGTGCACCCGCGGTCCAGCGCTCGGGAAATGCGCAGACGGCTGCCGGGTCGGACCGGAAATCGGCCCTTCGCGACCTGGCTTACGCACGCGGCCGCGATTACCCCCGACGCCTGGGCGGGTGACTTGCTTGATCGCAAGATTGCTTCAAGTTTACTACGATACGGTAACGGGATTCAAACCGGTGTTGTTTCAGAATCCGATAACACCAGGTCATAACCGATAAATTGATCGTTATGGAGGCGGCGCACCGAGGGACGCTCGAGGATTGCCAATCCCGACATTCTGCCCTATAAGCGGCGCTTGTCGGTGCCGGCTCGTAGCCTCGGGATATGTGCCGAAACATCACCGCGTTGCGCGGGCTCGAGCCTGCGGCAACCCCAGAGGAAATTCAGGCGGCGGCCCTGCAGTATGTGCGCAAGGTCGGTGGCCTCTCCAGCATTTCCGCAGCAACTAAACCGGCGGTAGAAGAGGCGGTCGCGGACATTGCCGCGGCAACGGCTCGGCTACTGGCGCAGTTGCCGGATCGCAAGGTGCCGCCGAAGACGATCCCGCCGCTGCGCCGCCCGGAGGTCCAGGCGCGTATCCACGCGCACGACTGAGGCGTCAGGCCAGCTCTTCGAGATCGGCCAGTTGCGTGTGGACATAGGCCGCTATTCGATGTCGGGCGGCCGGTGGGAGTCGCGCTATGTCAGCGGCCGTCAACACCGGCTCGCTGGGCACCTGCACGTGATACTCGTCGGGTTCTGGCGTTTCTGTGACCACCGATAGGTGGTCCGGCCGGGGCACCGCCACGGGACGTTCAGGTTCGTCCGGGTCGGCTCCGGCTAATGCCGTGCGCACCATGTGAATCAGAATATTGCTAATCCGTTGGTATTGCGGCAAGTTCGCCATCGATGCAGGAAAGTGGGGTTGCCAGCAAACCCGAGGTTTGCAAAAGGAGAATTCGTTACGAGGTGATGCGTTCGGACGCGAACCAGGTGCGGTAGAAGGTGATTGCCAGAATGGCGAACAGCCCGAGGATCGCGACCCCCGACGGGAACGGATGGTTCGCCATGGTCAGGGGCAGATAGCGGATGGCCAGCAGCACGCTCGCGAACGTCGCGACACCCAGCGCCACCACCCGCACGCGAGCACGATCCCAGCCGCGCTCGGGGTCGCGCAAGATGGATTCGATGGTCAGGCACAGTGCCGCGCCCACAACGAGATCCACGCCGTAGTGCGCACCCAGGCCCAGGGTTGCGATGAGAGTGCAGACCAGCCAGAACACACCGCCCCAGCGCAGCCAGGCCGGCCCGCGCCGGGAGTGGATGAACAGCGACAGCGCCCACGCCGTGTGCAGTGACGGCATGCAGTTGCGGGGCGTGATCCCGTCGAACGGCATTGCCTCGAGGGTGGCGGGCACGGGCGGGACGATATTCGGCCAGACATTCGCGAGTTCCATGCCGTTGCCCCAGGGCCCGAAGGCCAGGATCGGACCGACGACGGGGAACAGCAGGTAGAACAGCGGCCCGACCAGGCCGATGGTCAGGAACGTGCGCACCAGGTGGTGCCGCGGCCACCGGCCCGCGGTGACGCCGCGCAGCTGCCAGACGGCGACCACGATGGCCGCGACCGGCAGCTCGAAGTACACCCAGCGCACCAGGCTCTCGAACCACGGCGCGGCCTCCAGGACCTGCCCGGCCAGCCAGGACGGATTGCCCAGGGCTCGATCGGCCACCTGCACATAGGGATCGAGCACCATGGGACGGGCCCACGCGGTGATGTCCAGCCAGATCTCGCCGATCTTCGTCGCGAGGATCAGCAGCGCGCCGAGCGCGATGGTGCGCAGGGCGGTCTCGCGCTGGATGCCGGACCAGCGCACGGCGGCGAGGATCGCCAGCACGGTCAGCACGATGGTCGGGCCGTTGCCGATGGTGAACTTCGCGCCCTCGATCGCCCGGATCGCGACGAAGACCAGATCGAGCGCGACCGCGGAGGCCAGCGCGGTGACCCGCACCCGGTTGGTGACACCGACCAGCGCGAGCAGGAACCCGGCCCACGAGGTGCTCGCGGATTTCGGTATGCCGACGTAGTCGCGCGCCAGGCTGGTCAGCGGACCCAGCGCGTTGATGTGCAGCGCCATGGCCTGTCCGGCGACGAGCACCAGTACCGCGGCGGCGATGCCGCCCCAGATCGTGAGAGGACGGAAATGCCCTTCCCGCCGAACAATCCCGGCAGCGGGGGTCGAACGTTCGTGCGGGTCGAGAATGAGCATTCGGACATCGTAAACACGATGCGAACACCGCCGTACTTCGTGGTTAACAATCGGTACTGGTATTTGGGTCACGAAATGGCGTGTGCGCCAGACGAACCAGCTTCGCGATCGCCCCGCGCGGCAGTCACGGATGTGATGCGAGCAACGCGTCCGACCCCCTGAGCTCGCCGCACTGCCAGGATTGCCACTAGGTAAGGCTTACCTTAGTATTTGGCGGACGGACTCTCTCGGAAGGTGGGGCTACTCGTGCCGCTCGTCGACGCCTATCGGCGGCTAGGAGGACTGCTCCCCGTGGTGCGGGTCGGAGTGGGCCGTGCCGCGGGCGGTCAGTGGGTT belongs to Nocardia sp. XZ_19_385 and includes:
- a CDS encoding DUF2277 domain-containing protein, translating into MCRNITALRGLEPAATPEEIQAAALQYVRKVGGLSSISAATKPAVEEAVADIAAATARLLAQLPDRKVPPKTIPPLRRPEVQARIHAHD
- a CDS encoding phosphatase PAP2 family protein, yielding MLILDPHERSTPAAGIVRREGHFRPLTIWGGIAAAVLVLVAGQAMALHINALGPLTSLARDYVGIPKSASTSWAGFLLALVGVTNRVRVTALASAVALDLVFVAIRAIEGAKFTIGNGPTIVLTVLAILAAVRWSGIQRETALRTIALGALLILATKIGEIWLDITAWARPMVLDPYVQVADRALGNPSWLAGQVLEAAPWFESLVRWVYFELPVAAIVVAVWQLRGVTAGRWPRHHLVRTFLTIGLVGPLFYLLFPVVGPILAFGPWGNGMELANVWPNIVPPVPATLEAMPFDGITPRNCMPSLHTAWALSLFIHSRRGPAWLRWGGVFWLVCTLIATLGLGAHYGVDLVVGAALCLTIESILRDPERGWDRARVRVVALGVATFASVLLAIRYLPLTMANHPFPSGVAILGLFAILAITFYRTWFASERITS